The following proteins are co-located in the candidate division WOR-3 bacterium genome:
- a CDS encoding Omp28-related outer membrane protein, translating to MHYDNEFPLYSPEARARLYNFYTPPWYSNGWWYISPWLWYDGNKHGTNVYPAWRTKILNAMTRPAPFTCSMWGIYNQNTGSGIVYAKFRNDSTITFSGTIRFVLTEDSVYFAAPNGDNWHNHVARDYLPDTGGTAVTINPGDSVIVSRNFTIQPDWNVNKCEIVTWIQCDTMLPDTTKEIWQAGIVKVTDLTGIGEMISQKPTSTEVVPIPNPCVDHTTFIFSQGIGEPYCISIFDITGKKLREFKGIAAKNAIEIVEWDLKDKAGKKVNPGIYFYIFTTCSKSTSGKIVIR from the coding sequence ATGCATTACGACAATGAATTTCCCCTTTATTCGCCAGAAGCAAGGGCACGCCTTTATAATTTTTACACACCACCTTGGTATTCAAATGGTTGGTGGTATATAAGCCCATGGCTATGGTATGACGGAAATAAACATGGCACGAATGTTTATCCCGCCTGGCGCACAAAAATTTTGAATGCCATGACCCGGCCGGCTCCGTTTACCTGCTCAATGTGGGGAATTTACAATCAGAATACTGGCAGTGGGATTGTCTATGCGAAATTCCGCAATGATTCCACAATAACTTTTAGCGGCACAATCCGTTTTGTTTTGACTGAAGACAGCGTCTATTTTGCCGCACCCAATGGCGATAACTGGCATAACCATGTAGCAAGGGATTATTTGCCGGATACTGGTGGAACAGCAGTCACAATTAATCCTGGTGATTCGGTAATTGTGAGCCGGAATTTTACAATCCAACCAGATTGGAATGTAAATAAGTGCGAAATCGTTACCTGGATTCAGTGTGATACAATGCTTCCTGATACTACAAAAGAAATCTGGCAGGCCGGGATCGTTAAGGTAACAGATTTAACGGGTATAGGAGAGATGATTTCTCAAAAGCCAACCAGCACAGAAGTTGTTCCCATTCCTAACCCGTGCGTTGATCATACCACATTCATTTTCAGTCAGGGCATAGGAGAACCATACTGCATTTCAATCTTTGATATCACCGGCAAAAAATTGCGTGAATTCAAAGGAATTGCGGCAAAAAATGCGATTGAAATCGTTGAATGGGATTTAAAAGACAAGGCTGGGAAGAAAGTAAATCCCGGGATTTATTTTTATATATTCACCACTTGTAGTAAAAGCACTTCAGGGAAAATTGTAATTAGATAG
- a CDS encoding SBBP repeat-containing protein, whose product MKKISSLWIVFLLVWGENALGLEFVTEKPAYFIANQGQWDEQVKFVAIVNGATYWFLNDGFICQTLVANNVEKINNPKKSPAAQRDVLYHPEIKSIKWTLKNVSENVQVIGFDTLPHYSNYFIGDNPAKWRTKVHHFKSIIYSNIYPDIDLKFYVCDHNLKYDFIVKPGADPSSISIRYSEIGALNVSEDGKSVIVANGNLHNEFDLLVYQVRDGKKIKIDGRFKISNKNSLGFEIGEYDKSLPLIIDPRVSIIYSTYLGGSSYESGNDVVVDTSGCAYVAGYTLSTNFPLQNPYQNYNAGSFDVFISKFSPGGNQLLYSTYLGGTDEDVAYGIAIDSLGNIYIAGRTSSTNFPVINYYQQYNAGGLYDAFVTKISALGNQLLFSTYLGGSGDDQAMDIAVDPNSHCYVVGKTSSTNFPLRNPLQPNYGGGYFDCFITKFLPSGNQLAFSTYLGGSVLDEGWGLALDNANNIYVVGYTSSPDFPVQDPFQPNLAGANDGFVTKLSAAGNALIYSTYFGGELYDYCQAVCVDRFGHAYVTGGTESDNFPIYNPYQNIHYGVDAFVSKFNVNGTNLVFSTFLGGTSYEYGQDIAVDSYQCVYVTGYTGSGNFPLRNAFQNSYGGGYYDGFITKFVFAGNQLSYSSYLGGNSDDVPYGLAVDQSGCAYVTGNTLSSNFPLMNPFQGFINGQADAFLTKLGVDNTGYMEIPAGKMPVLFNIQPSIVYDIINMEIKIPQSDKLVISVLDVNGGKITEICPQNINPDRMTISWSAKNLPAGIYFIKIDIGRDYSGVRKFVKLNN is encoded by the coding sequence ATGAAAAAAATATCATCTTTGTGGATTGTCTTTTTATTAGTGTGGGGCGAAAACGCCCTGGGTTTAGAGTTTGTTACTGAAAAACCGGCTTATTTCATTGCTAATCAAGGACAATGGGATGAACAGGTAAAATTTGTAGCCATTGTCAATGGCGCCACCTACTGGTTTCTGAATGATGGATTCATCTGCCAGACACTGGTGGCGAACAATGTTGAAAAAATAAATAATCCTAAAAAATCTCCTGCCGCGCAGCGAGATGTATTGTATCATCCCGAGATTAAATCAATAAAATGGACTCTAAAAAATGTATCGGAGAATGTGCAGGTTATTGGCTTTGATACCCTGCCCCATTATTCGAATTATTTCATCGGTGATAACCCGGCAAAATGGCGCACAAAAGTTCACCATTTCAAAAGCATCATTTATTCCAATATCTATCCGGATATTGACCTGAAATTTTATGTTTGTGACCACAACCTTAAATACGACTTTATCGTCAAACCCGGTGCTGACCCTTCCAGTATTAGCATTCGATATAGTGAAATTGGGGCATTGAATGTATCAGAAGATGGGAAGTCAGTGATAGTCGCCAATGGAAATTTGCACAATGAGTTTGATTTACTTGTATATCAGGTCAGAGATGGAAAAAAGATTAAGATAGATGGGCGGTTTAAGATTTCAAATAAAAATTCGTTAGGATTTGAAATTGGCGAATATGACAAAAGCCTACCGTTAATTATCGACCCCCGGGTTTCTATTATCTACAGTACCTATCTCGGTGGTTCTTCTTATGAAAGTGGTAATGATGTTGTGGTTGATACTTCGGGCTGTGCTTATGTAGCTGGCTATACTCTTTCTACGAATTTTCCCCTGCAAAATCCTTATCAGAATTACAATGCCGGTAGTTTTGATGTCTTTATAAGTAAATTTTCTCCTGGTGGAAACCAATTGCTTTATAGCACCTATTTAGGTGGTACTGACGAAGATGTGGCTTATGGTATTGCTATTGATAGTCTCGGAAATATTTATATTGCCGGCCGAACATCATCAACAAACTTTCCCGTGATAAATTATTATCAGCAGTATAATGCGGGTGGGTTATATGATGCATTTGTCACAAAAATAAGTGCCCTGGGTAACCAGCTTTTATTCAGCACCTATCTTGGTGGGTCAGGTGATGACCAGGCAATGGATATTGCTGTTGATCCGAATAGTCATTGTTATGTCGTAGGTAAAACTTCTTCTACCAATTTCCCTTTACGAAATCCTCTACAACCCAACTATGGTGGAGGTTATTTTGACTGTTTTATAACAAAATTTTTACCTTCAGGAAATCAACTTGCCTTCAGCACCTATTTAGGGGGCTCGGTCCTGGATGAAGGTTGGGGTCTGGCATTGGACAATGCTAATAATATTTATGTCGTAGGTTATACCTCTTCACCGGATTTCCCTGTTCAGGATCCATTTCAGCCCAATTTGGCTGGAGCAAATGATGGCTTTGTAACCAAATTATCAGCGGCGGGGAATGCGCTCATTTATAGTACATATTTTGGGGGTGAATTATACGACTATTGTCAGGCAGTATGTGTTGATAGATTTGGTCATGCCTATGTGACTGGCGGCACCGAATCAGACAATTTCCCCATTTATAATCCGTATCAGAATATTCACTATGGGGTTGACGCCTTTGTGTCAAAATTCAATGTTAATGGAACAAATTTAGTCTTCAGCACTTTTTTAGGTGGTACAAGTTATGAATATGGACAGGACATCGCCGTGGACTCATATCAATGTGTTTATGTAACCGGATATACTGGTTCAGGAAATTTCCCATTGAGAAATGCATTCCAGAATTCTTATGGTGGTGGTTATTATGATGGATTTATTACAAAATTTGTTTTTGCCGGTAACCAATTGAGTTATAGTTCCTATCTGGGTGGTAATAGCGATGATGTGCCGTATGGACTTGCCGTTGACCAGAGCGGTTGTGCGTATGTAACCGGTAATACTCTATCATCTAATTTCCCACTTATGAATCCTTTTCAGGGATTTATAAATGGTCAGGCCGATGCATTTTTGACTAAATTGGGAGTAGATAATACCGGTTATATGGAGATACCTGCAGGAAAAATGCCAGTTTTATTTAATATCCAGCCCAGCATTGTTTATGACATTATCAATATGGAGATAAAAATACCCCAATCCGATAAATTGGTAATTTCGGTATTGGATGTCAATGGCGGTAAAATTACCGAAATTTGTCCGCAAAATATTAATCCGGACAGGATGACAATATCCTGGAGTGCAAAAAACCTGCCAGCAGGCATATATTTCATTAAGATTGATATCGGAAGGGATTATTCAGGGGTGCGTAAATTTGTTAAATTGAATAACTGA
- the recA gene encoding recombinase RecA: MAKDEKEKVLSMAISQIEKQFGKGAVMRLGAEESKVEVSVIPSGSLALDYALGIGGYPRGRVVEIFGPEAGGKTTLALEAIAQAQKLGGNAIFIDAEHAFDPKYAQAIGVDLDNLYISQPDTGEQALEIAEILTRSGGVDIIVVDSVAALVPKAEIAGEMGDMQVGLVARLMSQALRKLTGVISKSKTVAIFINQIRMKIGVMYGSPETTPGGLALKFHSSIRIDIRKIATLKKGENVIGSRTKVKVVKNKLAPPFREAEFDIIYGEGISKLGELVDIGTEQGIIDKSGTWYSYKNDRIGQGRDAVIEFLKANPDIAQKIEKELRAKLFGKSVEDKQNRSSKEK, encoded by the coding sequence ATGGCAAAGGATGAGAAGGAGAAGGTATTATCAATGGCAATAAGCCAGATTGAGAAACAGTTTGGTAAGGGTGCGGTGATGCGTTTGGGTGCTGAAGAATCCAAGGTGGAGGTGAGTGTCATTCCTTCGGGTTCGCTCGCCTTGGATTATGCCCTGGGGATTGGTGGTTATCCGCGAGGTAGAGTCGTTGAGATTTTTGGTCCGGAAGCGGGTGGTAAAACAACTTTAGCCCTGGAAGCGATTGCCCAGGCACAAAAATTGGGTGGTAATGCGATATTCATCGATGCTGAGCATGCCTTTGACCCCAAGTATGCCCAGGCAATCGGAGTGGACCTTGATAATCTTTATATTTCACAACCGGATACCGGGGAACAGGCATTGGAAATTGCTGAAATTCTTACTCGCTCAGGTGGAGTGGACATCATTGTTGTGGATTCAGTAGCTGCATTAGTCCCAAAGGCGGAAATCGCGGGAGAGATGGGTGATATGCAGGTGGGACTGGTAGCACGTTTGATGTCTCAGGCATTAAGAAAACTGACCGGGGTGATAAGCAAATCCAAGACCGTGGCAATCTTCATAAATCAAATTCGTATGAAGATCGGGGTGATGTATGGTTCCCCGGAGACCACCCCGGGTGGATTGGCATTAAAATTCCATTCTTCAATCCGGATTGATATACGCAAGATTGCGACTTTAAAGAAAGGTGAGAATGTGATTGGTTCACGCACCAAGGTCAAGGTGGTGAAGAATAAACTTGCTCCGCCATTTCGCGAGGCCGAATTTGATATTATCTACGGTGAGGGGATATCAAAGTTGGGTGAATTGGTAGATATCGGAACCGAGCAGGGTATTATTGATAAATCTGGCACCTGGTATTCATATAAAAATGATCGGATCGGTCAGGGAAGGGATGCGGTTATCGAGTTTTTGAAGGCAAACCCAGATATCGCTCAGAAGATTGAAAAAGAATTGCGTGCCAAGTTGTTCGGGAAATCAGTTGAAGATAAGCAAAATAGAAGTTCAAAAGAGAAATAA
- a CDS encoding RecX family transcriptional regulator produces MKISKIEVQKRNKKRSNIYLNGEYRLALDNEIILKYDLKEGDEIDDVQLKGLLFAEQKQRLKQRAYKLLRYRNRSVAELKERLIKLGYEPDLIDAVLYELKTEGILDDERFAQNFVDNYTNLKPRGNIFIIKELRKRKIDEQHIQELVKERDEIPLIKKMIEKRYGKFDKKDFRQKGKIFRYLISKGFTPQSIAQVLGEDYE; encoded by the coding sequence TTGAAGATAAGCAAAATAGAAGTTCAAAAGAGAAATAAAAAAAGGTCAAACATTTATCTCAACGGTGAATACCGACTGGCGCTGGATAATGAGATCATTTTAAAATACGACCTTAAAGAAGGTGATGAGATTGACGATGTCCAACTTAAAGGACTTTTGTTTGCGGAACAAAAACAGCGTCTCAAACAACGGGCTTACAAATTGTTGCGCTATCGGAATCGTTCGGTGGCGGAATTGAAGGAAAGACTTATTAAATTGGGTTACGAGCCGGACCTGATTGATGCGGTGTTATATGAACTTAAAACTGAGGGCATCCTGGATGACGAGCGCTTTGCGCAAAATTTTGTTGATAATTATACCAATCTCAAACCCCGGGGTAATATCTTTATCATCAAAGAATTGCGCAAGCGGAAGATTGACGAACAGCACATCCAGGAGCTCGTAAAGGAACGAGATGAGATTCCCCTCATCAAGAAGATGATTGAAAAGCGCTATGGAAAATTTGATAAAAAAGATTTCAGGCAGAAAGGCAAAATTTTCCGATATCTTATAAGCAAAGGTTTTACTCCACAATCTATCGCCCAAGTATTGGGAGAAGATTATGAATAA